AAGAATAGGATAAAGCTTGCCAACATGCATACGTTTGTTATAGTTATTGCAATGTAATAGTAGCTATTGTTATTCTTTAAATTTTTTGAGATTTAGCATTCGATGTTGATGGTTATAACTCTAAAGCTGTTTACACATAAGCAAGTGCTTTATTTTTGCAGTTTATGGGTGCGATCGCATTAGAGTAACCTAATCAAACTATTCCTCGTTTGGCGAACGATTGCGCTTTAAGAGTTAACGTTCTTGGAGTATTTCTAGCATCTAGATGTTTCAATACAGCATTAAGTTTAGATGAATTAGCTTTATTCTATGTATACTGAGACAAAGAGCGGGGAAAGAGCAAAGTTCTTAACACATGGGGTACCTTCCTGGCTGCCTAATTCTCTTCAACGAGCAAAAGAGGATGTAATACGTCACAAAATAATACTCGGCGTAATCATCAAATTGAAAAACGTCAAGCTTACGTAAACTCCCATAACAAAAATGAAGCACAATATTAACAAAATTAACGAGGCACAATAAACTAAACCAATAACGGTTGAGGGCATACTTTATGAGTATATATACTGTCTATCAAATTTATATTGTTGGTGGCTTTTCAAGCCACAAAAATCTGCAAAAGTTGAATACCAGATGTCCTCTCTGTAATTTATAGCAGTTGCCACAGATGTTGTCCATCGAAATATTTGTGTCGGTAGGTATCGTATAAGCGTTATGAAGTGCCACGTGAATTCGTACTTAAAAGGACGTCAAAAATCGAAATTTAGCCTAAAGCTGTAGGTGATAGGTGAAACTAATCAGGTTTGAAGTAGCAGGTACATCGTCTGACATATTTACTCCTCAAACGCAGCCCTTCCTTATGAAATACTCGTTTCTAGTGGTCAGAATATTTAAAATTATTGTTTTGTTTGCACGAATTCTATGTATGTACAAAGGGCGTCGTTTCCTTTACGAAACTATGCTTGTGTTTATAACTCATAGAAAACGCAGTAGATAGCTGGCATGGCTTATTACTTGACGAGGAACATCATGCGCAAATGTTCGAGGGTAAGACCTTCAGAGTGTGGCGTCCATTTGTCACAACATTGGTGGAAGCAATCGGTTGAACTAAGTTTGTAATTAGAATTTTCGGTATAGAATAAGTACTTGACCTTTCTCTCTAAACGGGAACTTGATATTTCAATACACGCAGATCGTTGCAACCCTTCTGTCTGCTGTCTTTGCCATCGCCATGGCTGGTGGGCTTGGATACGGAGGCCTTGGTTACGGAGGCCTTGGTTACGGAGGCCTTGGCTACGGTGGCTATGGAGGATACGGTGGATACGATGGCTACGGCGGTAGCCTTGGATATGGCGGAGGCCTTGGCGGAGTTGGCGTCGGTAGCAGTGTGGCTCTTATTCGTGGTGCGCCTGGGCTATACAAGGCAGTACCTGGTCCAGCATTTCTGGTCAGAACCATCCACCAAGTGAACAGGTTGTCCAGTGGTGGAGCACTAGTCGCGCACTCTGGTCTCGGAGGTGGAGCATATGGCACATACGTTCGTGGCTACGGAGGCGGGTTGGATGGCTACGGAAGTGTTTTGGGATATGGTGGTTACGGTGGATACGGTGGCTACGGTTACAAGGGTTGATTGCAGTTGTTCTCAGTGTGCTAGTTTTCAGAGAGTCACTAAAGGTATTGCAAAGTAACGCATGACGACAAAATGGCTACGCTGTGTCTGGAGCTGAGTCGACCAAACTGCGTGTGCATAATATGCAATGCCTAAATTGAATCAGAGCCGTCGCACTGGGAAAATATTTGCCTTAATCATAGTCATGCAGCTGCTCGACTAAAATCacgttcatttttttcatttctcacgTCAAGAATAAGTATTTGGTGAGCTCATTGGAAAGCAACCGTCGAAGATATTCAACATCTAAAGACAGATTGCTCAACAGTACTTGTGCCCTTACTACTACATCACTGCTTCATCGGTGTTAATAAGTAGTGTTCGCTGCCGAAGATTCATTGTTTAAACCAGTGAGAATGAAATGACACAGCGATGACCATGTGTATGTTGGGATTTTCGAATGTGAATAAATGCCATAATTTTACCCTGAATATTATTGTCTCTGGCCCACCTCCACTGTCACATGGacatgttcttttttgtttaggtCCACATTAAGTGTGATCAATTCAGAACATTTACCAGACAGgtcttgttttagatgcggagcatcttatactcgcgccttgtagtgcgccgtccgcgccgtccgcgccgtccacaccgcttctcgatcattcgacagctgacgcgcgcgcatgcgccgtcgcgccgtcgcccactcttccaccatctgtgcatcccttcctcctctacacaccgcgcgcgcttcactcctccaccatctgtgcacccttcctcctctacacaccgcgttcgacatctacaattctcctgattctccagtggacgcgcatgtggcgtcgcgcttcgagaacattcaacagctgacagtgcatgcgccgtcgtgctgtatatatactcaaggtcggcgctcgctcgctcagttgccgctcgtcggttggtttgtacggcgcgtcgacgtccaaggtcgcggtgaaatgaattccaacgaatccacaaacacaatgatcaacgtcccttcgaccagcgccgccctttcgcatacgtgtgtacgtgttcactcatttaacaccccctcctacaaccacgttaaccaatttagccatcgacccaagtaagtcgcaatttaacaccccatttcacaaccacgttaaccaatttagccatcgacccaagtaagtcgcactttaacaccccgttaaccaattatatggtccgcatcctcctcagtgttcccccgagggaagctgcgggcaattttttggtcATACATTGCTGCGCAGTTGTTAGAAAAGCGTTTTTTCAGAAACTTTCGTGGTCTGAAAAACAGTTGTGCCATCTCCCTCAGTCCAGGTCAGGTCAGTCATGAAAAATATTCCTGATTTTAGCAAAGTGAGTATGCTCGCTTTGGGTAatttcaaaaatgaaaaaaaaaatggcagcatatccacggagtgaatgatggagagtggggcgaagcattcgtc
The sequence above is drawn from the Rhipicephalus microplus isolate Deutch F79 chromosome 3, USDA_Rmic, whole genome shotgun sequence genome and encodes:
- the LOC119160019 gene encoding uncharacterized protein LOC119160019; the encoded protein is MNALIVATLLSAVFAIAMAGGLGYGGLGYGGLGYGGLGYGGYGGYGGYDGYGGSLGYGGGLGGVGVGSSVALIRGAPGLYKAVPGPAFLVRTIHQVNRLSSGGALVAHSGLGGGAYGTYVRGYGGGLDGYGSVLGYGGYGGYGGYGYKG